One genomic window of Mercenaria mercenaria strain notata unplaced genomic scaffold, MADL_Memer_1 contig_3714, whole genome shotgun sequence includes the following:
- the LOC123535869 gene encoding interferon-induced very large GTPase 1-like, translating into SCTCSSRPTKIKVTGLPENIDEEDLQNIFENKRRQGGGDVRHVQVFESQGTAIIEFEESEAVEIVLKKRPISIKKTKVSVYMFHSSNTVEVRNIPTDVSIESLKKYFEEQASDEDSITCIVMEADVAFVTFKNEQITKQIANKDRHTLENHRQPIVVNFHDPELVHTDQMNVTGSSDLNIDHGLQTFDEKKHHFKNLLERMGLLSRVDKLIAVTEVLSVHIVSTETQEVDERVYPWTFLHKLCTGNYKARDMCFALSDRDQSSNTSPLDNLDKESEERISPLDLFLAIYSCCDPMLKQLIFKNLYLCKLAVPFIFDQLCSSDQCPSVSVWPLRALLIESKIAQDGNTESEVLDLQSARVTFARFGRPSFSKSKVLNSLLSQGAYNTFYNFDCTYGTTKRNVSDGYVEMFWLPIVKNEKSNISSPLTFFNVRGDLQMYFCEHVLPFLSQITDIFVLVIEVQSLLQRFDEVQGIVKSYRYVLLIICGRLDPKDVHKVNSLKEFEASLKENNPKSIIHIVLTHECGIEKNMKQVANVISERIETFEKDIVKTTLKDRLSNIENKSVIIDETEQSCVEGKRIATDIIEAMGTQKDAPLLWKKRVTPVHSLYSRCLGENNMKIRREQDLARIEQLKYEMDNLRKEQINNITPAIKLFARYLVSKAESPSCLRFILAWLNIFIQLEKQKLLPQLIKENRTAWKKMGDIKSQSNPNSEYIEVQRETIKRTENQLQEASFNIELLFHEIGNIYDTIIILRKDSTSLELPSIRAIVEVCASLFVEGNTLELIDSEAFYMPQHWIGKVFERVSEIMGSPKVLTVSILGIQSSGKSTLLNTMFGSQFPTSVGRCTKGIQMKLLPLHIDNVFQNILVLDTEGLRAPDVSDEKYTFDNQMATMITGLGDITVMNVMGENPMPIRDILQVVIHAFLRLKLADPDIDLRKMCTFIHHNVSSVMALDKMRPSVSKLMEILDSVTKHAAEMESIPGVVEFNQMIQFDMTSQVWFLPNLLEGCPPRITCEYSSQAADIKSKLLQLAISDTEKSYGSLNDVLIHARDLWKGVLTEDFVFYFRNSEEIRAYNFLESKIMHWLSEMQCFCRKKCIETSQEVVQKCNEQQELEEAAEAANKLVFDDLHNKEIKVKEEIDKCFNENEFKNTICRWKDETTRRFEYTCMDLRNSIKKETERFRQKRSIEIFQNSNRAEHEDKLHEKSVKLAKLAKDMSVENVNKQFENIWQEFVKEIENKSQVPTSYRKQEDTAALLISSEIETIAREAIRLCLPSKVLHELLDTTIASTKLDLIIDMLTDMAEGEKFFPFTVYIESPSEYAETWITEQSKNHLPGCCSGIQDSESKKAMLETCNFNVQKPGQIHNCLAFNFACNRVEGKSCDDSTMHLFSEYRKYLPDWDIEPDMDMSENSEFWMWFVATYKQQLADYYGYNVSNIPESWSYISKSLALINLRNKYSLTCLKQPTKRSRQGCLPTSPFW; encoded by the exons TAACAAAACAGATTGCAAACAAGGATCGTCACACTCTCGAAAACCATCGGCAACCCATAGTGGTAAACTTCCATGATCCAGAACTGGTGCATACAGATCAAATGAATGTTACAGGTTCTTCAGATCTAAATATTG ACCACGGATTGCAGACATTCGATGAAAAGAAACAtcacttcaaaaatcttcttgaaagAATGGGTTTATTATCCAGAGTTGACAAGCTAATAGCCGTGACGGAAGTTCTTTCGGTTCACATAGTTTCCACAGAGACACAAGAAGTAGATGAAAGAGTTTATCCCTGGACTTTTCTTCATAAACTCTGCACAGGAAATTACAAAGCTAGGGACATGTGTTTTGCCTTATCAGATCGTGATCAGTCATCAAACACATCTCCGTTAGATAATTTGGATAAAGAATCAGAGGAGCGAATAAGTCCACTGGATTTATTTCTAGCCATTTATAGTTGTTGTGATCCTATGTTGAAACAGTTAATATTCAAAAACTTGTATCTTTGCAAACTAGCAGTACCTTTCATTTTTGACCAACTCTGTTCTTCTGACCAGTGCCCAAGTGTGTCTGTCTGGCCTCTTCGCGCTTTGCTTATAGAAAGTAAAATAGCTCAAGATGGTAACACTGAGTCTGAAGTTTTAGATTTACAATCAGCAAGAGTAACATTTGCTCGATTTGGCCGACCATCCTTTTCGAAGTCAAAAGTATTGAATTCTTTGTTGAGTCAGGGCGCTTACAACACATTTTACAATTTTGACTGTACATATGGGACAACAAAAAGAAACGTTAGTGATGGGTATGTCGAAATGTTCTGGTTACCaatagtaaaaaatgaaaaaagcaatATTAGTTCTCCGCTTACATTTTTTAATGTCCGCGGTGATCTGCAAATGTATTTTTGCGAACACGTATTACCATTTCTATCACAAATTACTGATATCTTTGTTCTGGTAATTGAAGTTCAATCTCTTTTACAGAGGTTTGACGAAGTTCAAGGTATTGTAAAAAGTTACCGTTATGTATTACTAATTATTTGTGGTCGTTTGGATCCAAAAGATGTACATAAAGTAAATAGTTTAAAGGAATTCGAAGCTAGCCTTAAAGAAAACAATCCAAAGTCGATCATACATATTGTTCTTACACATGAATGCGGCAtcgaaaaaaatatgaaacaagtGGCAAATGTTATATCAGAAAGGATAGAAACTTTTGAGAAAGATATTGTCAAGACCACCCTCAAAGACCGTctgtcaaatatagaaaataaaagtGTTATAATAGATGAAACAGAACAGTCTTGTGTGGAAGGAAAACGTATTGCTACAGATATTATAGAAGCTATGGGTACGCAAAAAGATGCTCCACTACTGTGGAAGAAGAGAGTCACACCGGTACATTCTCTATATTCCAGATGTCTTGgcgaaaataatatgaaaatccGCAGAGAACAAGACCTAGCACGGATTGAACAGTTAAAGTACGAGATGGATAATCTGAGAAAGGAGCAGATTAACAACATTACTCCAGCTATCAAGCTTTTTGCAAGATACCTTGTTTCAAAAGCAGAGTCGCCGTCTTGTCTGAGATTTattttagcatggctgaacatttttattcaattggAAAAGCAAAAATTACTGCCacaattaataaaagaaaatagaacTGCATGGAAGAAAATGGGCGACATAAAAAGCCAGAGCAATCCGAATTCGGAATATATTGAAGTACAAAGAGAAACTATTAAAAGGACGGAAAACCAATTACAAGAAGCCTCATTCAACATAGAACTATTGTTCCATGAGATAGgaaacatttatgatactattatCATTCTGAGGAAAGATAGTACAAGCTTAGAGCTTCCATCTATCAGAGCTATAGTGGAAGTTTGTGCATCACTTTTTGTAGAAGGCAACACACTAGAATTAATTGACAGTGAAGCGTTTTATATGCCTCAGCACTGGATCGGAAAGGTTTTTGAAAGGGTTTCTGAAATAATGGGATCTCCGAAAGTTTTGACAGTGTCGATTTTAGGCATTCAGAGCTCTGGCAAATCTACCTTATTAAATACAATGTTTGGCTCTCAATTCCCAACAAGTGTTGGTAGATGTACAAAAGgtatacaaatgaaattattaCCCTTACATATAgataatgtatttcaaaatattttagttttggATACAGAAGGATTAAGAGCTCCAGACGTCAGTGACGAAAAGTATACATTTGACAATCAGATGGCCACAATGATTACCGGGCTCGGTGATATAACAGTTATGAACGTTATGGGGGAAAACCCTATGCCCATCAGGGATATATTACAAGTAGTGATTCATGCTTTTCTACGTCTTAAATTAGCAGATCCAGATATCGacttaagaaaaatgtgtactttCATCCATCACAACGTTTCAAGTGTAATGGCTCTTGATAAGATGAGGCCATCCGTAAGCAAACTGATGGAGATACTTGATAGTGTCACGAAACATGCGGCTGAAATGGAGAGCATTCCAGGTGTTGTGGAATTCAATCAAATGATACAATTTGATATGACATCACAAGTTTGGTTTCTACCAAATTTATTGGAAGGGTGTCCGCCGAGAATTACATGCGAATACAGTTCTCAAGCTGCTGACATAAAAAGTAAACTGTTACAGTTGGCCATTAGTGACACAGAAAAGTCATACGGATCACTTAATGACGTACTAATACATGCAAGAGATTTATGGAAAGGAGTTTTAACAGAAGACTTTGTTTTCTACTTTCGAAATAGTGAAGAAATTCGGGCATACAATTTTCTAGAAAGTAAAATTATGCACTGGTTGTCTGAAATGCAATGCTTCTGTCGGAAAAAGTGCatcgaaacttcacaggaagtgGTCCAAAAATGCAATGAGCAGCAAGAACTTGAAGAAGCAGCGGAAGCAGCTAATAAATTAGTATTCGACGATCTTCAcaataaagaaattaaagttaAGGAAGAAATTGATAAATGTTTCAATGAAAATGAattcaaaaatacaatttgtCGATGGAAAGACGAAACAACAAGAAGATTTGAGTATACATGCATGGATTTACGCAATAGCATCAAGAAGGAAACCGAAAGATTTCGCCAAAAAAGGAGTATTgagatatttcaaaattccaATCGCGCTGAGCACGAAGATAAGCTTCATGAGAAGTCAGTGAAACTTGCAAAACTCGCTAAAGATATGTCagttgaaaatgtaaacaaacaatttgaaaacaTATGGCAGGAATTTGTAAAGGAAATAGAAAACAAGTCCCAAGTTCCAACaagtt ACAGAAAGCAAGAAGACACGGCAGCTTTATTGATAAGTAGTGAAATAGAAACAATTGCTCGAGAAGCTATTAGATTGTGCTTGCCTAGTAAAGTATTGCATGAATTACTAGATACGACAATAGCCTCAACAAAATTGGATTTAATCATAGACATGTTAACTGATATGGCTGAAGGAGAGAAGTTTTTTCCATTTACGGTTTATATTGAAAGCCCAAGTGAATATGCAGAGACGTGGATAACAGAACAATCAAAGAATCATTT GCCAGGATGCTGTTCTGGAATCCAGGATAGTGAGTCCAAGAAAGCAATGCTAGAAACATGTAACTTCAACGTCCAAAAGCCGGGCCAAATTCACAACTGCCTTGCATTCAATTTTGCTTGTAATCGCGTAGAAGGAAAGTCATGCGATGATAGTACAATGCATTTGTTCAGTGAGTACCGGAAATATCTTCCTGACTGGGATATCGAACCAGACATGGATATGTCTGAGAACTCTGAGTTTTGGATGTGGTTTGTTGCTACATATAAACAGCAGTTAGCCGATTATTATGGTTATAATGTTTCTAATATTCCTGAATCGTGGTcgtatatttcaaaatcacttgctCTCATAAACTTACGTAATAAGTACAGtttaacctgtcttaagcagccaaccAAGAGAAGCAGACAAGGTTGTTTACCAAcgtcgccattttggtaa